Genomic window (Egicoccus halophilus):
GTCAACCAGTGCCGCAGGGGGGCGTCGATGTGTGCGATGGCGTCCACGCGGCTCTTCCCGACGGCGATCGTTGCATCGTGCAGACATTCGGTGCCCGCCCGCCCGTGGATTGACGGCCGATCGACCGGGCCCGGAGCGCCCGGGGCGGACACCGCTAGGCTTCGCGCGCCGAGCAGGAGGTCACCGGTGGACATCCTCACCACGATCCACCAGTTCGCGGGCTACGTGATCGCGCTCGTCGTGCTCGCTTCGGCGACGGCCGCTTTCGGGCGCGCCCACGACGCCCGCGAGTTCACCGCCGGCCCCTACGTGGCCGCCGCCGTCCTGCTCGACGTGCAGGTCACGCTCGGGCTGGTGATCTACGGCGTGGGTGGCTACTGGGACCATGCCTCGCCGCTGCTGCGCTACGTGCACCCGCTGCTGGCCGTGCTGGCGTTGGTCGCCGCGCACGTGGGCGTGCGACGGGGACGTGCGCAGCGGATGGCCGCCGAGGCCCATCAGGCGGCGGGTCGCGGGCTGCTCGTGGCGCTCGTGCTCGTCTTCGGTGCCGTCATGGCCTCCACGGTCGGTGTCCGCGGCCTGATCTGACCCCCTGCGGCCGGTGGGGACACCGAGGCTCCGGGCACACGCGACGCGGTACCGTGCCGGGTCGGTCGCAGCGGTCAGACAGAGGTGCGGGTCGTGGAGCAGGTCCCGGGCAGTGGTGGCCCGGCATCTTCCGTGGTCGGTGACGCGGTGGGGGACCACCTCGTCGGCTTCTACGACGACGAGGGTCACCTGGAACGGGCGGTCGTGTCGTTCCTGACGCCCGGACTGGAACAGGGCGGTGCCGGCGTGATCGTCGCGACGCCCGCGCACCGGACGCGGTTCGTCACGGCGCTGCGTCGGGCGGGCGTCGACGTCGACGACGCGCTCGCGGACGATCGACTGGTCGTGCTCGACGCCAGTGACCTGATCGAGGCGTTCCTCCGCGACGGAACGCCGGATCCGGACGAGTTCCGCCGCAGCGTCGGCGACGTGATGGCGCGGGCCGGACAGGGCGGTCGCCCGGTGCGCGTGTTCGGCGAGATGGTCGCCCTGCTCTGGGAACGCGGCAACGTCCCGGCCGTCATCGCCCTCGAGGACGCCTGGAACCGACTGGCGGACGAGCATCCCTTCGCGCTGTTCTGTGCCTACCCGATCCACGCCTTCGACGACTCGGCCGCCGCCGAGGCGTTTCGTGCCGTCGTCGACTGCCACTCGCACGTGCTGCCCTCGGAGGCGCTGGACGACGACGGCGGTCCGAACACGTCCGCGCGGCTGGTCGCCCTGCTCGAACAGCAGGCCAACGCGGAGCGCGCCGAGCGGGACCGGCTGCAGGTGCGGCAGGGGGAGCTGGAAGCCGAACTCGAGCGGTTGCGCGACCTGGATCGGCTGCGCAACGAGTTCGTCTCGATGGTCGTCCACGACATCCAGAGCCCGGCCACGGTCGTCGCGGCCCTGCTCGAGCTGCTGCGGAGCAACTGGGCGTCGCTTCCGGCCGACGCGGTCGAGGAGCACCTGGCCACTGCGCTGGAGAGCATCCGGCGGGTGGAGCGGCTCACCAGCGACATCCTGACGGTGGCCCGCATCGACTCCGGTCAGTTCAGCTACGTCCTGCGGTCGCTGGACCTGCGCAGCGTCGTCGAGCAGGCCGTCACGGGGGTTCGCGACGCGACCGGACGCCACATCGAACTGTCGGCGCCGTCGGACCTCGCGCCGGTGTGCGCCGATGCCGACCGGCAGCTGCAGGTGCTGACCAACCTGCTGACCAACGCGGTGAAGTTCTCGGCCGAGGGCACGGTCGTCACCGTCGCGATCGAACAGCAGACGGACCGGCAGCTGGTCCACGTCCGCGACGAGGGCATCGGCATCGCCCGCAACGAGCAGGTGGCCCTGTTCCTGCCGTTCTCGCGCCTGCATGACCGGCGCGACCGCCAGGCCCGCGGCACCGGTCTGGGACTGCACACCGCCAAGGCGCTGGTCGAGGGGCAGGGCGGGCGCATCTGGGTCGACAGCGAGCCGGGCAAGGGCTCGACCTTCACCTACACCGTGCCGCTCGCCGACACCTGACACGCGTGGCGGCGGGCGACGAGCCAGGCTTCGTGCCGGCCTCGGGAGCGCCAGCCCTCGGAGATCTCGAGGACCTCGAGGTCGGGCCAGCTGGCGGCGAGCCGGCCGAGCTCGCCGTCCTCCAGCAGCCAGCGTCGCGACGGCCGGTCGTGGCGTTCGAGGTTGGTGACGGTCGGCTGGCAGACGAGCAGAACGCCGCCCGGTGCGAGTCGGCCCGCGGCCTCGGCCCAGACCGCCCGGTCGAGGAAGTCGGAACTCAACACCACGTCCCACGGTCCGTCCGGCGGCCCGTCCACCGACAGGTCGGCTCGGTGCACCTCGAGGGCGACCCCCGCGGCCGCGGCCGCGTGCCTGGCCCGGCGGCACGCCTCGTCGGAGACGTCCACCAGGATGGTGTCCAGGCCGCGGCGCGCCAGCCAGACCGCGTGGCGGCCCGTGCCTCCCGCGAGGTCGAGCGCACGACCGGAGGTCGGGAGGTGGGAGGCCCGGTCGACGACGAAGGCGGCCGGCGCCGCCGGCGCGTCGCGCGCGGCGTGTCGGACGTTCCACCGCCGGCGCGCGTCGTCGGCGCTCCGCGCCG
Coding sequences:
- a CDS encoding MEDS domain-containing protein, encoding MEQVPGSGGPASSVVGDAVGDHLVGFYDDEGHLERAVVSFLTPGLEQGGAGVIVATPAHRTRFVTALRRAGVDVDDALADDRLVVLDASDLIEAFLRDGTPDPDEFRRSVGDVMARAGQGGRPVRVFGEMVALLWERGNVPAVIALEDAWNRLADEHPFALFCAYPIHAFDDSAAAEAFRAVVDCHSHVLPSEALDDDGGPNTSARLVALLEQQANAERAERDRLQVRQGELEAELERLRDLDRLRNEFVSMVVHDIQSPATVVAALLELLRSNWASLPADAVEEHLATALESIRRVERLTSDILTVARIDSGQFSYVLRSLDLRSVVEQAVTGVRDATGRHIELSAPSDLAPVCADADRQLQVLTNLLTNAVKFSAEGTVVTVAIEQQTDRQLVHVRDEGIGIARNEQVALFLPFSRLHDRRDRQARGTGLGLHTAKALVEGQGGRIWVDSEPGKGSTFTYTVPLADT
- a CDS encoding class I SAM-dependent methyltransferase, which codes for MSFAATVRDELRRAAAARFRRLGRDDDAARLSAEAGTVEADPARSADDARRRWNVRHAARDAPAAPAAFVVDRASHLPTSGRALDLAGGTGRHAVWLARRGLDTILVDVSDEACRRARHAAAAAGVALEVHRADLSVDGPPDGPWDVVLSSDFLDRAVWAEAAGRLAPGGVLLVCQPTVTNLERHDRPSRRWLLEDGELGRLAASWPDLEVLEISEGWRSRGRHEAWLVARRHACQVSASGTV